A single genomic interval of Hyphomicrobium methylovorum harbors:
- a CDS encoding DUF2497 domain-containing protein, with amino-acid sequence MSRFEPNAEPSMEEILASIRRIIAEDGAGSRSTLPPPAPTQARADSRQTATPAQSRGFMNREDREPFIRPAAVPAPEAKERYFTPVTPPSEVEAERSKDAERPREPAAPTVIAKMEDKAEPVQRAEVAETAKLQPEAPKPTANEADVAKAETIASAPESKSAEEESTRRLIAQSSAPAEQKALAPPDRSRIAASIDAQLAELLGDDLIAVHASQERKPTVGAQPIEVHSEPAAPRHTEKPARAEDEPSPTSERAAQLRRAENIQDTAADPFAFDLGPSPFARSTLAAPAQPQMNGSSAPRPQETRAREQTDEPHKYVDRNPYKLNGSHSPAAAAPRSSGFMNSDAPQPVPPSQRQLAPFAVPSVSATLGPQRRLEPLSNAFQTKAPREDAPPRGTEVSRATYGPTREEDRNADSEPRRDSMLATSSKAEPPAERTMEDAMADLLRPLLKTWLAENMPKIVERALRREMSERLLPGRDNSDN; translated from the coding sequence ATGTCGAGATTTGAGCCTAACGCCGAACCGAGCATGGAAGAGATCCTTGCTTCGATCCGCCGGATTATCGCGGAGGACGGGGCGGGTTCAAGATCAACGCTACCACCACCGGCGCCGACGCAGGCTCGCGCTGACTCCCGGCAGACGGCAACACCGGCGCAGTCCCGTGGCTTCATGAATCGCGAGGATCGTGAACCCTTCATCCGTCCGGCCGCTGTGCCCGCACCCGAAGCGAAGGAGCGCTACTTCACGCCGGTTACGCCGCCATCAGAAGTCGAAGCGGAGCGAAGCAAGGATGCTGAGCGGCCGCGCGAACCCGCTGCGCCGACAGTCATCGCAAAGATGGAAGACAAGGCGGAGCCGGTTCAGCGCGCCGAGGTAGCCGAGACTGCGAAGTTGCAGCCCGAAGCGCCAAAGCCGACAGCGAATGAAGCTGACGTCGCAAAAGCTGAAACGATTGCTTCGGCTCCGGAATCCAAGTCCGCGGAAGAGGAGAGCACCCGGCGGCTTATCGCGCAATCGTCTGCGCCAGCCGAGCAAAAGGCTCTTGCTCCGCCGGATCGCAGCCGCATTGCTGCCAGCATCGATGCTCAGCTTGCTGAGCTTCTCGGAGATGACCTCATAGCCGTGCACGCTTCGCAGGAGCGCAAACCCACAGTAGGTGCGCAGCCGATCGAAGTTCACAGTGAACCCGCCGCTCCGCGCCACACGGAAAAGCCGGCACGCGCGGAAGATGAGCCCTCTCCAACCTCGGAGCGTGCTGCACAGCTGAGGCGCGCCGAAAATATTCAAGATACGGCGGCTGACCCATTTGCGTTTGATCTCGGGCCTTCGCCGTTTGCACGGTCGACGCTAGCCGCTCCGGCACAACCGCAGATGAACGGCAGTTCTGCGCCGCGTCCGCAAGAAACTCGGGCGCGAGAGCAGACGGACGAGCCGCATAAGTACGTTGATCGCAATCCCTACAAGCTCAACGGCTCGCATTCGCCAGCCGCTGCGGCGCCGCGCTCTTCGGGGTTTATGAACTCTGACGCGCCTCAGCCGGTGCCACCATCGCAGCGTCAGCTTGCTCCGTTTGCAGTGCCGAGCGTATCGGCGACGCTAGGTCCACAGCGGCGTCTCGAACCGTTGTCGAACGCATTCCAGACGAAAGCGCCGCGCGAGGACGCGCCTCCGCGCGGAACCGAGGTTTCGAGAGCGACTTACGGTCCGACGCGCGAAGAGGATCGGAATGCGGACAGCGAGCCGCGCCGCGATTCAATGCTCGCGACCTCGTCTAAAGCAGAGCCTCCGGCCGAGCGCACGATGGAAGACGCGATGGCGGATCTGCTGCGGCCACTTCTGAAAACTTGGCTTGCGGAGAACATGCCCAAGATCGTCGAGCGTGCATTAAGGCGCGAGATGAGTGAGCGCTTGTTGCCAGGGCGTGACAACTCAGACAACTAA
- a CDS encoding DUF2497 domain-containing protein, with the protein MTRMNGAKHDVEDILASIRTSIADRQPAFDEQKFGDRRQRASTLRNRNAVADEALDFELPAIFKAAAPPPSERPNLLGRLSEALSANGQPQPERRRTRTVIPFEPAHGRMIEPPPVAFGEPNPQSIAVQKLSTENDGIQRVMPSFFDTRLNRMGAMGRPPEPAPAPPVPEPVQHRSRAPEPPRLPEGPGVSQQPGGGIEDAAAQLLRPILQQWLTDNMPRIVERALLSEEKSDGNNRY; encoded by the coding sequence ATGACAAGAATGAACGGAGCGAAACACGACGTCGAAGACATTCTCGCTTCCATCCGCACGAGTATTGCGGACCGGCAGCCAGCATTCGACGAGCAAAAATTCGGTGACCGGCGGCAGCGGGCTTCGACTCTCAGAAACCGCAATGCCGTCGCTGATGAAGCATTGGATTTCGAATTACCTGCAATTTTTAAAGCGGCGGCACCGCCGCCAAGCGAGCGTCCAAACTTGTTAGGGAGGCTGAGCGAAGCCTTGAGCGCGAACGGACAACCGCAGCCAGAGCGACGTCGCACACGAACGGTTATTCCGTTCGAGCCCGCTCATGGACGCATGATCGAGCCACCGCCGGTGGCCTTCGGAGAACCCAACCCGCAATCGATAGCCGTTCAAAAGCTGTCGACTGAAAATGATGGCATTCAGCGTGTCATGCCGTCGTTTTTCGATACGCGGCTCAACCGTATGGGCGCCATGGGACGGCCGCCCGAGCCCGCGCCAGCTCCGCCCGTGCCAGAGCCGGTGCAGCACCGTAGCCGCGCGCCAGAACCGCCGCGTCTTCCGGAAGGACCTGGCGTGTCGCAGCAACCTGGAGGTGGTATCGAAGATGCCGCAGCCCAGCTTTTGCGGCCGATCCTGCAGCAATGGTTGACGGACAATATGCCGAGAATCGTCGAGCGCGCACTGCTCAGCGAAGAGAAGTCCGACGGGAATAATCGGTACTGA
- a CDS encoding valine--tRNA ligase — MLEKTFRPADIEPRVNSEWEKANAFAAGSSVSGGKNAAYSIVIPPPNVTGSLHMGHALNNTLQDILVRFERMRGRDVLWQPGTDHAGIATQMVVERQLAANKEPSRRDLGREEFLKRVWAWKEESGGTIVEQLRRLGASCDWSRERFTMDEGLSKAVVKVFVQLYNDGLIYKDKRLVNWDPKFQTAISDLEVIQVEKRGSVTWDKAAGEPFDAAVLAKALAKDPSGHMYHFRYPLAAKVPGYARDYIVVATTRPETMLGDSGVAVHPEDERYAALLAANAKVKLPLVDREIPIVADEHSDPEKGTGAVKITPAHDFNDFEVGKRHNLAQINVLDAHGHLTDDVPEAYRGLERFAARLKIVEDLDALGLLEKIEPTTHTVPHGDRSGVVVEPWLTDQWYVNAEELAKPAIAAIEKGKTVFVPKNWEKTYFEWMRNIQPWCISRQLWWGHQIPAWYGPKQVQKGTFELGLKNETFEIFCAESEESLRQQLNDYYQGRKIEFVKDRSQAKDLFDRQIGFSKRERGQEVVPIWRDEDVLDTWFSSALWPFSTLGWPDETPELERYYPTSVLVTGFDIIFFWVARMMMMGLHFMKDVPFKDVYIHALVRDEKGQKMSKSKGNVMDPLVLIDEFGADALRFTLAAMAAQGRDIKLAKSRVEGYRNFATKLWNASRFSEMNECVRQRGFDPKTAKQIFNKWIIGEAELTSKAVTAALESYRFNEAALAIYEFVWGEFCDWYLELIKPLLAGDDEDAKAETRAVAAWTLDQILKMLHPFMPFITEELWAHMVEHGVKRDTLLCHSQWPNLDGLVEQNAVDEVNWVVLLISEIRSVRTEMNVPAGAKIPAVIVGADALTRERVRRNEDTLKRLARLDEIDFEDAAPKGAALVVAGETTAALPLAGIIDMDAEKRRLAKEIEKASGDLKKMDAKLSNPQFMERAKEEAIEEAQERKAELEAEIKRFSAALKRLEGV; from the coding sequence ATGCTTGAAAAAACGTTCCGGCCGGCCGATATTGAGCCGCGCGTCAATTCCGAATGGGAAAAGGCAAACGCGTTCGCTGCCGGCAGCTCCGTCTCAGGCGGCAAGAATGCCGCCTATTCGATCGTCATCCCGCCGCCCAACGTGACGGGATCGCTCCATATGGGGCATGCCCTCAACAACACGCTGCAAGACATCCTTGTGCGCTTCGAACGCATGCGCGGGCGCGATGTGCTTTGGCAGCCGGGAACGGATCATGCGGGCATTGCCACGCAGATGGTCGTTGAGCGGCAGCTGGCGGCAAACAAAGAGCCGTCGCGCCGGGACCTTGGCCGCGAAGAATTCCTGAAGCGCGTGTGGGCGTGGAAGGAAGAATCCGGCGGCACCATCGTCGAACAGCTTCGCCGTCTTGGTGCATCGTGCGATTGGTCGCGCGAACGCTTCACGATGGATGAGGGGCTGTCGAAGGCGGTCGTGAAGGTCTTCGTGCAGCTCTACAACGACGGGCTGATCTACAAAGACAAGCGGCTGGTCAACTGGGATCCGAAGTTCCAGACGGCGATCTCCGATCTTGAAGTTATTCAGGTCGAGAAGCGCGGGTCCGTTACGTGGGATAAAGCCGCTGGCGAGCCGTTCGATGCCGCTGTGCTGGCCAAGGCGCTCGCGAAGGATCCGAGCGGGCATATGTATCATTTCCGCTATCCGCTGGCGGCGAAGGTTCCGGGATACGCGCGCGACTACATTGTGGTCGCCACGACGCGACCCGAGACGATGCTTGGCGACAGCGGCGTTGCGGTTCACCCCGAGGATGAACGCTACGCGGCTCTGCTGGCTGCGAATGCGAAGGTGAAGCTGCCGCTCGTGGATCGCGAGATTCCGATCGTTGCGGATGAGCATTCCGATCCCGAGAAGGGAACGGGTGCGGTGAAGATCACGCCCGCGCATGACTTCAACGACTTTGAAGTCGGCAAGCGGCACAATCTCGCGCAGATCAACGTGCTCGACGCGCATGGCCATCTGACGGACGACGTGCCGGAAGCCTATCGCGGGCTAGAGCGGTTTGCGGCGCGCTTGAAGATTGTCGAAGATCTCGATGCGTTGGGATTGCTCGAAAAGATCGAGCCGACGACGCATACGGTTCCGCATGGTGACCGTTCCGGCGTTGTCGTTGAGCCGTGGCTGACGGACCAGTGGTACGTCAACGCCGAAGAACTGGCGAAGCCCGCTATCGCAGCGATCGAAAAGGGCAAGACGGTCTTCGTTCCGAAGAACTGGGAGAAGACGTACTTCGAGTGGATGCGGAACATCCAGCCTTGGTGCATTTCGCGCCAGCTGTGGTGGGGGCACCAAATCCCGGCGTGGTATGGGCCTAAGCAAGTACAGAAAGGCACATTTGAACTCGGTCTAAAAAATGAGACCTTCGAGATTTTCTGCGCTGAGAGTGAAGAGTCACTTCGTCAACAACTGAATGATTACTACCAGGGTCGAAAGATAGAATTTGTAAAGGACCGAAGCCAAGCCAAGGATCTCTTTGATCGCCAGATAGGATTTTCAAAGAGAGAGCGTGGACAGGAAGTCGTTCCAATTTGGCGCGATGAAGACGTGCTCGATACGTGGTTCTCGTCGGCGCTGTGGCCGTTCTCGACACTTGGCTGGCCGGACGAGACGCCGGAGCTCGAACGATATTATCCGACGAGCGTTCTCGTTACCGGGTTCGACATCATCTTCTTCTGGGTTGCCCGGATGATGATGATGGGTCTGCACTTCATGAAGGATGTGCCCTTCAAGGACGTCTACATCCATGCCCTCGTTCGTGACGAGAAGGGGCAGAAGATGTCGAAGTCCAAGGGCAACGTCATGGACCCCTTGGTGCTGATCGACGAATTCGGCGCGGACGCGTTGCGCTTTACGCTCGCGGCGATGGCGGCGCAGGGTCGCGACATCAAGCTCGCGAAGTCACGCGTCGAAGGCTATCGCAACTTCGCGACCAAGCTCTGGAACGCCTCGCGCTTTTCAGAGATGAACGAGTGCGTGCGCCAGCGCGGCTTCGATCCGAAGACCGCGAAGCAGATTTTCAACAAGTGGATCATCGGTGAAGCGGAGCTGACGTCGAAGGCCGTCACGGCTGCGCTCGAATCCTATCGCTTCAATGAAGCGGCGTTGGCGATCTATGAATTCGTTTGGGGCGAATTCTGCGATTGGTATCTCGAACTCATCAAGCCGCTTCTGGCAGGCGACGATGAGGACGCGAAAGCGGAAACACGCGCGGTTGCAGCGTGGACGCTCGACCAGATTCTCAAGATGCTGCATCCGTTCATGCCGTTCATCACGGAAGAACTTTGGGCGCACATGGTGGAGCATGGCGTGAAGCGCGACACGCTTCTCTGCCACAGCCAGTGGCCCAATCTTGATGGCCTCGTCGAGCAGAACGCTGTCGATGAAGTCAACTGGGTTGTGTTGCTCATCTCTGAGATCCGGTCTGTGAGGACCGAGATGAATGTTCCTGCTGGCGCAAAGATTCCGGCCGTTATCGTTGGTGCGGATGCCCTGACGCGTGAGCGCGTTCGGCGCAACGAAGATACGCTCAAGCGGCTTGCACGTTTGGACGAGATCGATTTTGAAGACGCTGCTCCGAAGGGTGCGGCTCTCGTCGTTGCGGGCGAGACGACGGCGGCACTACCGCTGGCTGGCATCATCGACATGGACGCGGAAAAGCGCCGTTTGGCGAAGGAGATCGAGAAGGCGAGCGGAGATCTGAAAAAGATGGACGCGAAGCTTTCCAATCCGCAGTTCATGGAACGCGCGAAAGAGGAAGCAATCGAGGAAGCCCAGGAACGCAAGGCGGAACTCGAAGCTGAGATCAAGCGCTTCTCGGCGGCGCTCAAGCGTCTGGAAGGCGTCTGA
- a CDS encoding DUF2939 domain-containing protein — MKPLLALASAVVFAATIYIAAPFVTAWNIREAVRSENATYLATAIEWPSVRATLKPSIARIALDLPEGAANAAPDQNAGLWQRLKAYWGQSAVDSIVESYVTPDGLPKLFSLRKAYRDYVSGADDPANTLPMTERIAKAWSRVKRAEFTGFTTVEIDMEDKLDPTRVYLGKLELTRRGWMLTELRVKFLTTAGGAIQNFVAAPSAL; from the coding sequence ATGAAACCGCTACTTGCTCTTGCGTCCGCTGTTGTCTTTGCAGCTACGATCTACATCGCTGCGCCGTTCGTAACGGCATGGAACATCCGTGAAGCGGTCCGGTCTGAAAACGCGACCTACCTCGCAACGGCGATCGAATGGCCGAGCGTCCGCGCAACGCTGAAACCGTCGATCGCCCGCATCGCACTCGATCTTCCCGAAGGAGCTGCTAACGCAGCACCCGATCAGAACGCCGGGCTCTGGCAGCGCCTGAAAGCCTACTGGGGACAGAGCGCCGTCGACAGCATCGTCGAAAGCTACGTCACGCCGGATGGCCTGCCCAAGCTCTTCTCGCTTCGCAAAGCTTACCGCGACTACGTCTCGGGCGCGGACGACCCCGCGAATACACTCCCGATGACAGAGCGCATCGCAAAAGCATGGTCACGCGTCAAACGCGCGGAGTTCACCGGCTTCACGACGGTTGAGATCGACATGGAAGACAAGCTCGATCCGACGCGCGTTTACCTCGGCAAATTGGAATTGACCCGCCGAGGCTGGATGCTCACGGAACTGCGCGTGAAATTCCTGACGACCGCTGGTGGCGCGATTCAGAATTTCGTCGCCGCCCCCAGCGCGCTCTAA
- a CDS encoding M48 family metallopeptidase encodes MQANSGTGARSPSYCRYTRPGNNPVDGTASLGLTGVEIDFGTGKPRTLWRYDGLKALEPLRANTIDVLLSSRDEPGATLFVQGRAFAASLREHAPHLSARATRWRRARLWLLLIASIVGIVTATMVTGWSPLRFYAGMLPESWRARLGDAARDSMTEGYSQCVDANGTAALARLSERLSKAAPEGVTFDIRVYDWPLMNAFAVPGAKIILTKGLLDKSDSPDEIAGVLAHEMGHAIAMDPEVGMLRSVGLAAGLEVMLGGTGGGLANIGVMLAQLGYSRSAEHEADVEALVLLKNAGISPKGLGSFFARVTKMESDDHSSGPSGWTWLQTHPPAKERAKLVRAQLDYPSTPALDFQSWNELKEICKTTAKSTATKHGDG; translated from the coding sequence ATGCAGGCCAATTCCGGCACCGGTGCGAGATCTCCAAGTTACTGCCGCTATACGCGTCCCGGAAACAATCCCGTGGATGGAACCGCGTCGCTCGGATTAACCGGCGTCGAGATTGATTTCGGCACGGGAAAACCGCGAACGCTTTGGCGCTACGACGGATTGAAAGCGCTGGAGCCGCTACGTGCCAATACCATCGACGTTTTGCTGTCGTCGCGCGATGAGCCCGGAGCAACACTTTTCGTGCAGGGCCGCGCGTTTGCAGCCAGTTTGCGCGAGCACGCGCCGCATCTTTCCGCACGCGCCACACGTTGGCGGCGAGCCCGTCTCTGGCTGCTGTTAATCGCATCCATCGTCGGCATCGTGACGGCAACGATGGTGACCGGCTGGAGCCCGCTGCGCTTCTATGCGGGCATGCTTCCGGAAAGCTGGCGCGCACGTCTGGGAGACGCCGCACGCGACTCGATGACGGAAGGATACAGCCAATGCGTCGACGCAAACGGCACGGCCGCCCTCGCCCGCCTGAGTGAGCGCTTGTCCAAGGCTGCACCTGAAGGCGTGACCTTCGATATTCGCGTTTATGATTGGCCGTTGATGAACGCCTTCGCCGTGCCCGGCGCAAAGATCATTCTGACCAAGGGGCTCCTCGATAAATCCGACAGCCCGGACGAGATCGCGGGCGTCCTCGCGCATGAAATGGGACACGCCATCGCGATGGATCCCGAGGTCGGCATGCTCCGCAGCGTGGGCCTCGCCGCGGGACTCGAAGTGATGCTCGGCGGCACCGGTGGCGGATTGGCGAACATCGGCGTGATGTTGGCGCAGCTCGGGTATTCCCGTAGCGCAGAGCACGAAGCCGACGTCGAAGCCCTCGTCCTTCTCAAAAATGCAGGCATTTCGCCAAAGGGGCTTGGATCGTTTTTCGCCCGCGTGACCAAGATGGAATCGGACGACCACTCGTCCGGCCCATCCGGATGGACGTGGCTGCAAACCCATCCGCCCGCCAAAGAGCGCGCCAAACTCGTCCGAGCGCAACTAGACTACCCGTCGACGCCAGCTCTTGATTTCCAGTCATGGAACGAGCTGAAAGAGATCTGCAAAACGACCGCGAAATCCACAGCAACGAAACACGGCGACGGCTGA
- the ilvD gene encoding dihydroxy-acid dehydratase encodes MDAKTFDKSKLPSRHVTEGPSRAPHRSYYYAMGLTEEEIHQPFVGVVSCWNEAAPCNIALQRQAQSAKAGVKLGGGTPREFCTITVTDGIAMGHQGMKSSLVSREVIADSIELTMRGHSYDALVGIAGCDKSLPGTMMAMLRLNVPSVFMYGGSILPGKFKGHDVTVQDVFEGVGKHSVGGMTDAELHELECVACPSAGACGAQFTANTMACVSEAIGLALPGSAGTPAPYESRDQYARASGEAVMKLIALGIRPRDICTRKAFENAAIVVAATGGSTNGALHLPAMAHECGIDFDLFDVAEIFKKTPYIADLKPGGKYVASDVHEIGGVPQILKALLDGGILHGDCLTVTGKTMAENLASVTFNTEQKVVYPVSNPITPTGGVVGLKGTLAPDGAIVKVAGLKNLKFRGPARCFDCEEDAFAAVDARNYKPGEVLVIRYEGPKGGPGMREMLATTAALYGQGAGDSVALITDGRFSGATRGFCVGHVGPEAAVGGPIGLIQDGDMISMDAETGTLDLEVDAAELERRRKTWKAPPNAYQSGAIRKFADQVGPARYGAVTHAGGKAEVHCYADI; translated from the coding sequence ATGGACGCGAAGACGTTCGATAAATCTAAATTGCCAAGCCGCCACGTTACGGAAGGTCCGTCACGCGCGCCGCATCGTTCCTATTATTACGCAATGGGTCTTACGGAAGAAGAGATCCATCAGCCGTTCGTTGGCGTTGTGTCCTGCTGGAACGAAGCAGCTCCCTGCAACATCGCGCTTCAGCGCCAGGCTCAGTCGGCGAAGGCCGGGGTGAAGCTCGGCGGCGGAACTCCGAGAGAATTTTGCACCATCACCGTCACTGACGGCATCGCGATGGGCCACCAGGGCATGAAGTCCTCGCTCGTCTCGCGCGAGGTGATTGCGGACTCCATCGAACTCACCATGCGCGGTCACAGCTACGACGCGCTCGTCGGCATTGCGGGCTGCGACAAGAGTCTGCCGGGCACCATGATGGCGATGCTGCGCCTCAACGTGCCGTCGGTGTTCATGTATGGCGGCTCGATACTGCCCGGCAAATTCAAGGGCCATGACGTCACCGTGCAGGACGTGTTCGAAGGCGTCGGCAAGCATTCGGTCGGCGGCATGACCGACGCGGAGTTGCACGAACTCGAGTGCGTCGCTTGTCCGAGCGCAGGCGCGTGCGGCGCTCAGTTCACCGCCAACACCATGGCGTGTGTGTCGGAAGCGATCGGTTTGGCGTTGCCGGGATCGGCTGGAACGCCCGCGCCTTATGAGAGTCGCGATCAATATGCGCGTGCGAGCGGCGAAGCTGTGATGAAGCTTATCGCGCTCGGCATCCGTCCGCGCGATATCTGCACGCGCAAAGCCTTCGAGAACGCGGCGATTGTCGTGGCTGCCACGGGCGGTTCGACAAATGGCGCGCTGCATCTCCCAGCCATGGCCCACGAATGCGGCATCGACTTCGACCTGTTCGACGTGGCCGAGATTTTCAAGAAGACGCCGTACATCGCTGACCTCAAGCCGGGCGGAAAGTACGTCGCGTCGGACGTGCACGAGATCGGCGGCGTGCCGCAGATTCTCAAGGCGCTGCTCGACGGCGGCATTCTGCATGGCGACTGCCTGACCGTTACCGGCAAGACGATGGCCGAAAACCTCGCCTCCGTGACGTTCAACACGGAGCAGAAGGTCGTCTATCCGGTTTCGAATCCGATCACGCCGACGGGTGGTGTCGTAGGACTCAAGGGCACGCTTGCTCCCGACGGTGCGATCGTGAAGGTCGCGGGCCTCAAGAATCTCAAGTTCCGCGGACCGGCTCGTTGCTTCGACTGCGAAGAGGATGCGTTCGCCGCTGTGGACGCGCGCAACTACAAGCCGGGCGAAGTGCTCGTCATCCGCTACGAGGGACCGAAGGGTGGTCCCGGTATGCGTGAAATGCTGGCGACGACGGCGGCGCTCTACGGTCAGGGCGCTGGCGACAGTGTTGCGCTCATCACCGACGGGCGCTTCTCGGGAGCGACGCGCGGGTTCTGCGTTGGTCACGTTGGACCGGAAGCTGCCGTGGGCGGGCCGATCGGGCTCATTCAAGACGGCGACATGATCTCGATGGATGCCGAGACCGGCACGCTCGACCTCGAAGTCGACGCAGCCGAGCTTGAACGCCGTCGCAAGACCTGGAAGGCGCCCCCGAATGCGTACCAGAGCGGGGCGATACGAAAATTTGCAGACCAAGTGGGACCGGCGCGTTACGGCGCCGTCACCCATGCGGGTGGAAAGGCGGAAGTCCACTGCTATGCGGACATTTAG
- a CDS encoding tetratricopeptide repeat protein — protein MRTFRLLVAGSVVISALAFGSAMARDVTFRSPDDAMKQGISAFNGGYYELALPAFEALEISKPQIAHYYEARIYGDNDGAYTNHGKAFRLFKELADEMKDVDPDDEELAPIAAKSLTAVSLYLRDGITDAGIRPDRAAADQALQRAALTFNDEDAQFELAKVLLRGEGPELTMGGFEDPASKIENGRHWLSRLSRSGHPGAQAFLADLLWRGKFVEKDQAAALNLIDVAVSNAPPSERVWIEDIYQNIFCNAGQGVRQQATGRVAEWHNRYGRRPHVKRDTGDGLDDLSVEAVRTCSNGELVKPMSTGPAGAHLPTHPIISATPNTHGLSRPAAASGFAPASGLGGSLMGPPAAGFSPSTPR, from the coding sequence ATGCGGACATTTAGACTGCTCGTCGCTGGAAGTGTTGTGATTAGCGCCCTGGCCTTCGGTTCTGCGATGGCCAGGGACGTTACCTTTCGTTCGCCCGACGATGCCATGAAGCAAGGCATCTCGGCGTTCAATGGCGGCTATTATGAATTGGCGCTGCCAGCGTTCGAAGCTCTCGAAATTTCCAAACCGCAGATCGCGCATTATTACGAAGCGCGAATCTACGGCGACAACGATGGCGCCTATACCAATCACGGCAAGGCCTTCCGCCTGTTCAAAGAACTTGCGGACGAAATGAAGGACGTCGATCCGGACGATGAGGAACTCGCGCCGATCGCCGCCAAGTCTCTAACCGCGGTCTCGCTCTATCTTCGTGATGGCATCACCGACGCGGGAATCCGTCCAGACCGTGCGGCGGCCGATCAGGCGCTGCAGCGCGCGGCGCTGACGTTCAACGATGAAGACGCGCAGTTTGAACTTGCGAAGGTTCTGCTGCGTGGCGAAGGCCCGGAACTCACAATGGGCGGGTTTGAAGATCCGGCGAGCAAGATCGAGAACGGCCGTCATTGGCTGTCTCGGCTGTCGCGGTCCGGCCATCCTGGGGCACAGGCGTTTCTGGCGGATCTGCTTTGGCGCGGTAAGTTCGTCGAGAAGGATCAAGCTGCTGCTCTGAACCTGATCGACGTCGCGGTTTCGAATGCGCCGCCGAGCGAGCGCGTCTGGATCGAAGACATCTATCAAAACATTTTCTGCAACGCGGGCCAGGGCGTCCGCCAGCAGGCGACCGGCCGGGTTGCGGAGTGGCACAATCGCTATGGCCGCAGGCCGCATGTGAAGCGCGATACCGGCGATGGACTTGACGATCTTTCGGTCGAGGCTGTCCGGACGTGTTCCAACGGCGAACTCGTAAAGCCGATGTCCACCGGTCCGGCAGGTGCGCATCTTCCAACGCATCCGATCATCAGCGCGACGCCGAATACGCATGGGCTGAGCCGTCCTGCTGCCGCATCGGGATTTGCGCCTGCGTCAGGGCTTGGCGGATCACTCATGGGCCCGCCGGCTGCTGGATTTTCTCCAAGCACTCCGCGCTAA
- the xth gene encoding exodeoxyribonuclease III, whose product MLIATWNINGVKARLESVLTYLRQHQPDVICMQEIKSVDEGFPTAAFQDLGYNVATHGQKGFNGVAILSKSPLEDVVRGLPGDDTDVHARWIEASVQMGERMVRVVSLYLPNGNPIDTEKFPYKLAWMKRLYARAEQLLAEEMPLVLAGDYNVIPEPEDAKRPQAWVNDALFQPESRAAWRKLVNLGLTDATRACHPGAGIYTFWDYQAGAFQRDDGIRIDHMLLSSQAADLLKASGIDRATRAQEKPSDHVPVWIKLAA is encoded by the coding sequence ATGCTCATCGCCACCTGGAACATCAATGGCGTCAAGGCCCGCCTCGAGTCGGTGCTGACCTATCTGCGTCAGCATCAGCCTGACGTTATCTGCATGCAGGAAATCAAGTCGGTCGACGAAGGTTTCCCGACGGCCGCCTTCCAAGACCTCGGCTACAACGTCGCCACCCACGGACAAAAGGGTTTCAACGGCGTCGCGATCCTGTCGAAGTCGCCGCTTGAAGACGTCGTGCGCGGTCTTCCCGGAGACGACACGGACGTGCATGCGCGCTGGATCGAAGCCTCGGTGCAAATGGGCGAACGCATGGTGCGCGTCGTCTCGCTTTATTTGCCGAACGGCAACCCGATCGACACCGAAAAATTTCCCTACAAGCTGGCCTGGATGAAGCGGCTCTATGCGCGGGCCGAACAACTGCTCGCGGAGGAAATGCCGCTCGTTCTCGCCGGAGACTACAACGTCATTCCCGAACCGGAAGATGCGAAACGTCCGCAGGCCTGGGTCAACGACGCGCTCTTCCAGCCGGAAAGCCGCGCCGCGTGGCGCAAGCTCGTCAATCTCGGATTGACCGACGCGACGCGCGCCTGCCATCCGGGTGCTGGCATTTATACGTTCTGGGATTATCAGGCGGGCGCTTTTCAACGTGACGACGGCATCCGCATCGATCACATGCTGCTATCGAGTCAGGCGGCGGACTTGCTGAAGGCTTCAGGCATCGACCGCGCGACCCGTGCGCAGGAAAAGCCGTCCGATCACGTGCCGGTCTGGATCAAGCTCGCAGCCTGA
- the erpA gene encoding iron-sulfur cluster insertion protein ErpA — MTMSTVTVTERAATRIAEIAESEPAASVLRVSVEGGGCSGFQYKFDLVGNRADDDFVIERDGAVVVIDPVSLQYMEGAEIDFVDDLIGAAFKINNPVASASCGCGTSFSI, encoded by the coding sequence ATGACCATGTCGACCGTCACCGTGACAGAACGTGCCGCCACCCGCATCGCCGAGATTGCGGAAAGTGAACCGGCGGCCTCGGTCCTGCGCGTTTCCGTCGAGGGCGGCGGATGCTCCGGCTTTCAATACAAGTTCGATCTGGTCGGCAACCGTGCCGACGACGATTTCGTCATCGAACGCGACGGCGCAGTGGTCGTCATCGATCCGGTCTCGCTCCAGTACATGGAGGGCGCCGAGATCGATTTCGTGGACGACCTGATCGGCGCCGCCTTCAAGATCAATAACCCCGTCGCCAGCGCGTCCTGCGGCTGCGGCACCAGCTTCTCCATCTGA